DNA from Amycolatopsis sp. DSM 110486:
CGCAGGAAGTGGGAGAGCTGTGCGGAGTCCATCGGCCCAGTGTCGCTGCGGAAGCCCCGGTCAGCCAGGGACTGCCTGTCCCTGGGAAGAGCTCGCTCTGCCTACGTGGCCGCCCGCGCCGGAATGTGGTGGGTGAGGGGCCGGAACCACCGGCTTCCCACGACAGAGGAGCACGTGATGACCGAACAAGGCCCGAAGACCTGGTTTCTGACCGGGGCGTCGCGGGGGCTTGGCGCTTCGTGGGCGCGGGCCGCGCTGGGGCGCGGCGACCGGCTCGCGGCGACGGCCCGGGATGCCGCGTCGCTGAAGCCGCTCGTCGACGCCTACGGCGACCAGGTGCTTCCGCTGGGGTTCGATGTCGCGGACGCGACGGCCGTCCGTGAAGCCGTGGCCGCGGCCGAGGCGCACTTCGGTGGCATCGACGTGCTGGTGAACAACGCCGGGCACATGCTCGTCGGCGCCGTGGAGGAAGCGACGGACGAGCAGGTCCGCGAGCAGATGGAGACGAACTACTTCGGTGCGATGTGGACCACCCGCGCCGTCCTGCCGGGCATGCGTGCCCGCGGCGGAGGCCGGATCCTCCAGGTTTCCTCGCTCGGCGGAGTTGTCGCCTACCCGGCGCTCGGTCTCTACCACGCGTCGAAGTGGGCGCTGGAGGCGGTGAGCCAGTCGCTCGCGGCGGAGGTCGCCCCCTACAACATCAAGGTGACGCTCATCGAGCCGATCGTCTTCCAGACCGGCTTGGCCGCCAACTCCCCGCAGACCCAGCCCGACGACGCCTACGCCCACATTCGCGAAGCGCACGACGACAGGGCCACGCATTTCGTCCCCGGCGACATCGAAGCCACCGGCCAGGCCGTGCTCGAACTCGCCGACGCCGAGGAACCGCCCTTGCGGGTGCTGTTCGGCACGGGCGGCCTGGACCTGGTCCGCGCGGAGTACGCGCGCCGCCTCGAGGGCTGGGAGAAGTGGGACGGTCTCTCGCGTGCCGCTCACGGCTCAGCAGCCGGCTCTTGACCGGTACTGCGGCGCCAGGCTTTCCCACCGGGACCTGGGATCGGCACCGCTCTGGTACCGCCGGATTCCCGCGGCCTCGTTCGACGTCGCTGATGTCCTTGCAGAACAACGACCCGTGTTCGGTGGCGAGCGTCTGAACGGCGAGTCCTCGGTCCGGGTGTGTCGCTTGTGGACCTGCTCTGCCGAACACCGGCCGGCCGGCTACGACAGGGCCATGCCGGGCACCCGCGCGCGGATGGCGTCGAGCTCGGCCTCGTCGGAGATGCCCTGCCAGTCGTGGCGGGGGGTGTAGGGGGTGATGAGCGAGCGAACCTCGTCGTCGGTGAGGACGACGTCCAGGGAGGCCACTGCGTCGTCGATCTGCTGCACCGACCCGGCACCGACGAGCGGGGCGGTCACCACCGGCTGGCGGTGCAGCCAGGCCAGGGCGATCTGCGCGCGGCTCACGCCGTGTGCGGCGGCCACCTTGCCGACGGCGTCCGCGATCGCGCGGTTCGACGCCTCTTCGGCGGGCGAGTAGAGCAGGTCGGCGAAGTCGCCGTCGGTCGCGGCCCGGGCGGTTGCCTTCGCGTCGTCCCAGGCGCGGGCGAGGCGGCCTCGCGCCAGTGGGCTCCAGATGATCGTGCCGACACCTTCGTCCAGGCACAGCGGGATCATCTCGCGCTCCTCCTCGCGCTGCAGCAGGTTGTAGTGGTCCTGCATCGACACGAACCGCGCCCACCCGTGCTCGCGCTGCAGGTGCAGGGCCTTCGCGAATTCCCAGGCGTGCATGGAGGACGCGCCGAGGTAGCGCACCTTGCCCAGCTTCACGAGGTCGCCGAGGGCCTCGAGGGTCTCCTCCAGCGGCGTCGCGTGGTCGTTGCGGTGCACTTGGTACAGGTCGATGTAGTCGGTGCCGAGCCGCCGCAGCGAGTGGTCGACCTCGGACATGATCGCCTTGCGCGAGAGCCCCCTGCCGTTGGGACCGGGACGCATCGGGTGGCGCAGCTTGGTGGCGATGACGACGTCGTCACGATCCGCGAAGTCCTTCAGCGCGCGTCCGAGGATCTCTTCGCTGGACCCGTTCGAGTACATGTTGGCGGTGTCGAAGAAGTT
Protein-coding regions in this window:
- a CDS encoding SDR family NAD(P)-dependent oxidoreductase, with the translated sequence MTEQGPKTWFLTGASRGLGASWARAALGRGDRLAATARDAASLKPLVDAYGDQVLPLGFDVADATAVREAVAAAEAHFGGIDVLVNNAGHMLVGAVEEATDEQVREQMETNYFGAMWTTRAVLPGMRARGGGRILQVSSLGGVVAYPALGLYHASKWALEAVSQSLAAEVAPYNIKVTLIEPIVFQTGLAANSPQTQPDDAYAHIREAHDDRATHFVPGDIEATGQAVLELADAEEPPLRVLFGTGGLDLVRAEYARRLEGWEKWDGLSRAAHGSAAGS
- a CDS encoding aldo/keto reductase, producing MRYVKLGTTGLDVSPIAIGAMTYGEPDRGHPVWSLGEQDARPLIKHALEAGINFFDTANMYSNGSSEEILGRALKDFADRDDVVIATKLRHPMRPGPNGRGLSRKAIMSEVDHSLRRLGTDYIDLYQVHRNDHATPLEETLEALGDLVKLGKVRYLGASSMHAWEFAKALHLQREHGWARFVSMQDHYNLLQREEEREMIPLCLDEGVGTIIWSPLARGRLARAWDDAKATARAATDGDFADLLYSPAEEASNRAIADAVGKVAAAHGVSRAQIALAWLHRQPVVTAPLVGAGSVQQIDDAVASLDVVLTDDEVRSLITPYTPRHDWQGISDEAELDAIRARVPGMALS